CAAACTGGCAGCCTATGTTTGTTCTGCCGAAGAATCTCAAGTAAAGGAAAAACGGAGCATCTCTTCTTTTGTCCATCAGGGAGAAAGAATACTTGTTCAAGTTGAAAAGGACGCTGCCGGAACTAAAGGACCGAGATTGTCAGGGGTGCTTGAGTTTTCAGGAGATTCGCTGATATATATGCCAAATGGCCGTTATGTTGCTGTATCCAAGAAAATTGAGGATAGTGAAGCAAGAGAAAACTGGCGCCAATTTGGCTATCGTGCTAAGAAAGAGAATGAAGGGCTGATTTTCAGAACATCCTGTGATAACAAGAAAGAAATTGAACTCATAGATGAACTTGAAAGGCTAAGACTGGAGTACAGGGACCTTTTAAGGGCAGCAGAAGTAAAGAAAAAACCGGGAAAAGTTTACGAAGCGAATTCTTTTATTGAGAAAATTAAAGAAGAAGCAAAGAAACTGGCCGATGGAGAAATCGCAGTGGACGACTTAACACTGAAGAGTGTGCTCCAGAAACACACCAGCTTGCCAATTCGGCTGCATTCTGGCAAGGAAAATATCTTCTCCTCTTTTAATGTTGAATCTGAAATTGATAAAGCGCTGAAACGGATTGTATGGCTTGAAACTGGCGCATATCTTATTTTTGATGAAACCGAAGCTTTAACAGTCATCGATGTAAATACCGGAAAGTTCGCCGGTAAGCAGGACCGCAGGGAAACTGTGTTAAAAACGAACCAGCAGGCGGCCGAAGAAGCTGCAAGACAGATCCGGCTCCGCGATATAGGCGGCATGATCCTAATCGATTTTATCGACATGAAAGAAGCATCTGACCGCAACCATATCCTCTCCACCATGGAAAATGCGCTGAAAAAGGATGAAAGACGCACTAAACTTGTTGGATTCACCCCGCTTGGAATCCTCCAGATGACCCGAAAAAAACGAAACCGGCCATTTCAGAATCACTTACCGAAAGGTGTCAAGTATGTGAAGGCACCGGAAGAGTGCTGAGTGCTGAAACCATTGCCTTCAGGCTGGAAAGAGAACTGTGGGAACATCGCGGCAATGACCATGAAGCTGTCTTAATCGAAACCACCCCAGACACAGCAGCGGTATTCTCAGGGGAAAATGATGCCCATAAAAAGAGAATCGAAGACAGCATTGGACTAAAAATCATGTTTTCCTATAAGGAAAAGTGCAAGCCATTTTATGAAATCAGAAAGTTTGGCAGTGCCAATGAGCTAGGTTAGTTCAAAGCAGGCGGATTTAACCACCCCGCCTGCTTTTTTAGTGCAGTATTTCCCACTTCCCTAATAACCCCATTAGCATTATAATTGTATAGGCACGCAAAAAAGTCACTTTTAGGTGCAAACAAAGAGAATCATATAATTCTTATTGACATGATTAATCATTATATGATAGGATTTTTATGTTATGTTTGTAGCGCACCCGTGCTACAACCGCACAGAACAGGTACATAAGCCCGCTTTCGTGTCGGCGCCTGGGATGGCGAGTCTTAGTCTAAGAGGAGGTGCAGTTCATGTACGCGATTATCGAAACTGGCGGTAAGCAATTACGTGTAGAAGAAGGTCAAGCTATCTACATCGAAAAGCTTAGCGCTGAAGCAGGCGAAACAGTTACATTTGAAAAGGTTCTTTTCGTTGGCGGAGACAGCGTAAAAGTAGG
This window of the Cytobacillus pseudoceanisediminis genome carries:
- a CDS encoding Rne/Rng family ribonuclease — translated: MLVVNYASRERRFAHLKDKRVEKLFIDQPKQRSSVGDIYLGTVAKVMPGLNAAFVEIGEDQSGFIHRDKLAAYVCSAEESQVKEKRSISSFVHQGERILVQVEKDAAGTKGPRLSGVLEFSGDSLIYMPNGRYVAVSKKIEDSEARENWRQFGYRAKKENEGLIFRTSCDNKKEIELIDELERLRLEYRDLLRAAEVKKKPGKVYEANSFIEKIKEEAKKLADGEIAVDDLTLKSVLQKHTSLPIRLHSGKENIFSSFNVESEIDKALKRIVWLETGAYLIFDETEALTVIDVNTGKFAGKQDRRETVLKTNQQAAEEAARQIRLRDIGGMILIDFIDMKEASDRNHILSTMENALKKDERRTKLVGFTPLGILQMTRKKRNRPFQNHLPKGVKYVKAPEEC